In a genomic window of Saccharothrix sp. HUAS TT1:
- a CDS encoding MIP/aquaporin family protein, with protein sequence MSSGSIFVWELLGTAILILLGAGVVANVVLKDTLGNAGGWLLINIGWGFAVFAGASIAAPSGAHLNPAVTLGLAIADKTPWGQVPVYFAGQLLGAFLGAVLAWLAYKAQFDAHDDPAGTRGVFCTGPTIPRKGWNVVTEVIGTFVLVAWVLLSPAAKGAADGVPQLGNAALGYAGVAFVVIGIGASLGGPTGYAINPARDLGPRIAYAILPIRDKGSAEWGYAWVPVVGPLVGGALAALLYLVLPV encoded by the coding sequence GTGAGCAGTGGCTCGATCTTCGTGTGGGAACTGTTGGGCACCGCGATCCTGATCCTCTTGGGCGCGGGTGTCGTCGCCAACGTCGTGCTGAAGGACACGCTCGGCAACGCGGGCGGCTGGCTCCTGATCAACATCGGCTGGGGTTTCGCGGTCTTCGCGGGCGCCAGCATCGCCGCCCCGAGCGGCGCTCACCTCAACCCCGCGGTCACCCTGGGCCTGGCGATCGCGGACAAGACGCCCTGGGGCCAGGTCCCCGTCTACTTCGCCGGCCAGCTGCTCGGCGCGTTCCTCGGCGCGGTGCTCGCGTGGCTGGCCTACAAGGCCCAGTTCGACGCGCACGACGACCCCGCGGGCACCCGCGGCGTCTTCTGCACCGGCCCGACCATCCCCCGGAAGGGCTGGAACGTCGTCACCGAGGTGATCGGCACGTTCGTGCTGGTCGCGTGGGTGCTGCTGAGCCCGGCCGCGAAGGGCGCGGCGGACGGCGTGCCGCAGCTGGGCAACGCCGCCCTCGGCTACGCCGGCGTCGCGTTCGTCGTCATCGGCATCGGCGCCTCGCTCGGCGGTCCCACCGGCTACGCCATCAACCCCGCCCGCGACCTCGGGCCGCGCATCGCCTACGCGATCCTGCCCATCCGCGACAAGGGCAGCGCCGAGTGGGGCTACGCCTGGGTGCCGGTCGTCGGCCCGCTGGTCGGCGGCGCGCTCGCCGCACTCCTGTACCTGGTTCTCCCGGTCTGA
- the glpK gene encoding glycerol kinase GlpK, producing MTQYVAAIDQGTTSTRCMIFDHSGRVVSVDQKEHEQVFPKAGWVEHDANEIWTNTRQVAAGALAKADLTTADVAAVGITNQRETALVWDRTTGQPVYNAIVWQDTRTDRICQDLAALGGGQERYRDKTGLPLATYFSGPKVRWILDNVEGAREKAEAGDLVFGNMDTWVLWNMTGGVNGGLHVTDPTNASRTLLMDLDTLDWDEGIAADMGIPLSMLPEIRSSSEVYGKVRERGALAGVPIAGILGDQQAATFGQACLSPGEAKNTYGTGNFVLLNTGTDKVMSDNGLLTTVCYKIGSQAPVYALEGSIAVTGSLVQWLRDNLGMISSAAEIEEHARTVEDNGGAYFVPAFSGLFAPYWRSDARGAIVGLTRFVNKGHLARAVLEATAFQTREVIDAMNADSGVPLTALKVDGGMVVNELLMQFQADVLGVPVIRPVVNETTALGAAYAAGLAVGFWESEDDIRQNWARDKQWEPAMDDDTRAATYAQWKKAVTRTFDWVE from the coding sequence ATGACGCAGTACGTGGCCGCGATCGACCAGGGCACGACGTCGACCCGGTGCATGATCTTCGACCACTCGGGCCGCGTGGTCTCCGTCGACCAGAAGGAGCACGAGCAGGTCTTCCCGAAGGCCGGGTGGGTCGAGCACGACGCCAACGAGATCTGGACCAACACCAGGCAGGTGGCCGCGGGCGCGTTGGCCAAGGCCGACCTGACCACCGCCGACGTCGCCGCGGTCGGCATCACCAACCAGCGCGAGACCGCCCTGGTCTGGGACCGGACCACCGGGCAGCCGGTGTACAACGCGATCGTCTGGCAGGACACCCGCACCGACCGGATCTGCCAGGACCTCGCGGCCCTCGGCGGCGGCCAGGAGCGGTACCGGGACAAGACCGGCCTGCCGCTGGCGACGTACTTCTCCGGCCCGAAGGTCCGCTGGATCCTCGACAACGTCGAGGGCGCGCGGGAGAAGGCCGAAGCCGGCGACCTGGTGTTCGGCAACATGGACACCTGGGTGCTGTGGAACATGACCGGCGGGGTGAACGGCGGCCTGCACGTCACCGACCCCACCAACGCGTCCCGCACGCTGCTGATGGACCTCGACACCCTGGACTGGGACGAGGGCATCGCGGCCGACATGGGCATCCCGCTGTCGATGCTGCCGGAGATCCGCTCGTCGTCCGAGGTCTACGGCAAGGTGCGCGAGCGCGGCGCGCTGGCCGGCGTGCCCATCGCGGGCATCCTCGGCGACCAGCAGGCGGCGACGTTCGGCCAGGCGTGCCTGTCGCCGGGCGAGGCCAAGAACACCTACGGCACCGGCAACTTCGTGCTGCTCAACACCGGCACGGACAAGGTGATGAGCGACAACGGCCTGCTCACCACCGTCTGCTACAAGATCGGCTCGCAGGCGCCCGTGTACGCGCTGGAGGGCTCGATCGCGGTCACCGGCTCGCTGGTGCAGTGGCTGCGCGACAACCTCGGCATGATCTCGTCGGCCGCCGAGATCGAGGAGCACGCGCGGACCGTGGAGGACAACGGCGGCGCGTACTTCGTGCCCGCGTTCTCCGGCCTGTTCGCGCCGTACTGGCGGTCGGACGCGCGCGGCGCGATCGTCGGCCTGACCCGGTTCGTGAACAAGGGCCACCTGGCCCGCGCGGTGCTGGAGGCCACGGCGTTCCAGACCCGCGAGGTGATCGACGCGATGAACGCCGACTCGGGCGTGCCGCTGACGGCGTTGAAGGTCGACGGCGGCATGGTCGTGAACGAGCTGCTGATGCAGTTCCAGGCGGACGTCCTGGGCGTGCCGGTGATCCGCCCGGTGGTCAACGAGACCACCGCGCTGGGCGCGGCCTACGCGGCCGGCCTCGCCGTCGGGTTCTGGGAGTCGGAGGACGACATCCGGCAGAACTGGGCGCGGGACAAGCAGTGGGAGCCGGCGATGGACGACGACACCCGCGCCGCGACCTACGCGCAGTGGAAGAAGGCCGTCACCAGGACCTTCGACTGGGTCGAGTGA
- a CDS encoding NAD(P)H-quinone dehydrogenase, which translates to MTRIVIMGGGPAGYEAALVAAQHGADVTIVEREGLGGACVLYDCVPSKTFIASAGGRSAFRNAGELGIRTNNAEAAVELPVVHGRVKGLALAQSADVRARLQREGVRIVNGIGKFCDNARGLAQHEVVVIAEDGDKEVLPADVVLIATGATPRVLPGAEPDGERILTWRQIYDLPELPEHLAVIGSGVTGVEFASAYTELGVKVTMVSSRDRVLPHEDADAAVVLEDVFAERGTAVVKHARADRVENVGDGVLIHLEDGRTIEASHALMTVGSVPNTADLGLDKIGIELGRGGYIPVDRVSRTNVAGVYAAGDCTGLLLLASVAAMQGRIAMWHALGQGVSPIRLKTVAANVFTNPEIASVGISQQAIDSGEVPARTIMLPLATNPRAKMEGLRRGFVKLFCRPATGVVIGGVVVAPNASELILSITLAVQNQLTVDDLATTFSVYPSLTGSITEAGRQLMRHDDLD; encoded by the coding sequence GTGACCCGCATCGTCATCATGGGCGGTGGCCCCGCAGGTTACGAGGCGGCACTGGTCGCGGCCCAGCACGGGGCCGACGTGACCATCGTGGAACGCGAGGGCCTGGGCGGCGCCTGCGTGCTCTACGACTGCGTGCCGTCGAAGACGTTCATCGCCTCCGCAGGGGGCCGCAGCGCCTTCCGCAACGCCGGTGAGCTGGGCATTCGCACGAACAACGCGGAAGCGGCGGTCGAACTCCCGGTCGTCCACGGACGGGTGAAGGGCCTCGCGCTGGCCCAGTCGGCCGACGTCCGGGCCCGCCTCCAGCGCGAGGGCGTCCGGATCGTCAACGGCATCGGCAAGTTCTGCGACAACGCCCGCGGCCTCGCCCAGCACGAGGTCGTGGTCATCGCCGAGGACGGCGACAAGGAGGTCCTGCCCGCCGACGTGGTGCTCATCGCGACGGGCGCGACCCCGCGCGTGCTGCCCGGCGCCGAGCCGGACGGCGAGCGGATCCTCACCTGGCGGCAGATCTACGACCTCCCGGAGCTGCCCGAGCACCTGGCCGTCATCGGGTCGGGTGTCACCGGTGTGGAGTTCGCCTCCGCCTACACCGAACTGGGCGTGAAGGTGACCATGGTCTCCAGCCGCGACCGGGTGCTCCCGCACGAGGACGCCGACGCGGCCGTGGTGCTGGAGGACGTCTTCGCCGAACGCGGCACGGCGGTGGTCAAGCACGCCCGCGCGGACCGGGTGGAGAACGTCGGCGACGGCGTCCTGATTCACCTGGAAGACGGTCGCACGATCGAAGCGAGCCACGCCCTGATGACGGTCGGCTCGGTCCCGAACACCGCCGACCTCGGCCTGGACAAGATCGGCATCGAGCTGGGCCGGGGCGGGTACATCCCGGTCGACCGGGTGTCGCGCACGAACGTCGCCGGCGTCTACGCGGCGGGTGACTGCACGGGCCTGCTGCTGCTCGCCAGCGTCGCCGCCATGCAGGGCCGCATCGCGATGTGGCACGCGCTCGGCCAGGGCGTCAGCCCGATCAGGCTCAAGACGGTCGCGGCGAACGTGTTCACCAACCCGGAGATCGCCAGCGTCGGCATCAGCCAGCAGGCCATCGACTCCGGCGAGGTGCCCGCGCGCACGATCATGCTGCCGCTGGCGACCAACCCGCGGGCCAAGATGGAGGGCCTGCGCCGCGGTTTCGTGAAGCTGTTCTGCCGCCCGGCGACGGGCGTGGTGATCGGCGGTGTCGTCGTCGCGCCGAACGCCAGCGAGCTGATCCTGTCGATCACGCTGGCCGTGCAGAACCAGCTCACGGTGGACGACCTGGCCACCACGTTCTCGGTCTACCCGTCGCTGACCGGGTCGATCACCGAGGCCGGCCGCCAGCTCATGCGCCACGACGACCTGGACTGA
- a CDS encoding gamma-glutamylcyclotransferase family protein produces the protein MPLYAAYGSNMDPNQMMERAPYSPMAGTGWLAGWRLTFGGEDLGWEGALATIVEDPDSQVFCVLYDVSPRDESRLDRWEGALGLYKKIRLRVQTLEGSATAWLYVLDAYEGGLPSARYIGVVADAAEAAGAPDDYVADLRTRPCQGIGP, from the coding sequence GTGCCGCTCTATGCCGCGTACGGGTCCAACATGGACCCGAACCAGATGATGGAGCGAGCCCCCTACTCCCCCATGGCGGGGACCGGGTGGCTCGCCGGATGGCGTCTGACGTTCGGTGGCGAGGACCTCGGCTGGGAGGGCGCGCTCGCCACCATCGTCGAGGACCCCGACTCGCAGGTGTTCTGCGTGCTCTACGACGTGAGCCCGCGCGACGAGTCCCGCCTCGACCGCTGGGAGGGCGCCCTCGGGCTCTACAAGAAGATCCGCCTGCGCGTCCAGACCCTGGAAGGCTCGGCGACCGCCTGGCTCTACGTCCTGGACGCCTACGAGGGAGGTCTGCCCTCGGCCCGCTACATCGGCGTCGTCGCCGACGCCGCCGAAGCCGCCGGCGCCCCCGACGACTACGTCGCCGACCTCCGCACCCGCCCCTGCCAAGGCATCGGCCCCTAA
- a CDS encoding DUF559 domain-containing protein, with product MIEFPSGLHGAYSRTRLHDRIGSQALSRAIRDGHLVSYCRTVVIQRERMTSLRTRAAAALLMAGPDAALTDHTAVWLHGCTAAETNRVHVLLNYDRRLRPRRDLAVHYHQFDPADVVEVEGLRCMVLDFALTDLLCRGRHRSTALACADQALGALPPQQRAEFKSDLAVRMAARRDHRGRRRGAFLLDLATGLPESPAESTLLLIIADAGFPLPEPQYSIRDLDDREIWRLDFAWPDARVALEYDGYAAHVDKAAADQSRDEDLRRRGWKVIRADVSDLRNPVHLFRQLSVELGSPERRTHAFWV from the coding sequence ATGATCGAATTTCCTTCCGGCCTCCACGGCGCCTACTCCCGCACCCGTCTGCACGACCGCATCGGCTCGCAAGCGCTGAGCCGTGCCATCCGCGACGGCCACCTGGTCAGCTACTGCCGCACGGTCGTCATCCAGCGGGAGCGCATGACCAGCCTGCGCACCCGGGCCGCCGCCGCGCTGCTCATGGCCGGACCGGACGCGGCGCTGACCGACCACACGGCGGTCTGGCTGCACGGTTGCACGGCCGCCGAGACCAACCGGGTGCACGTCCTCCTGAACTACGACCGCAGGCTCCGCCCACGCCGGGACCTCGCCGTCCACTACCACCAGTTCGACCCAGCGGACGTGGTCGAGGTGGAGGGCCTGCGGTGCATGGTGCTCGACTTCGCCCTCACCGACCTGCTCTGCCGGGGCCGTCACCGCTCCACCGCCCTGGCCTGCGCCGATCAAGCGCTCGGCGCTCTTCCACCGCAGCAGCGAGCCGAGTTCAAGTCCGACCTCGCCGTGCGCATGGCCGCCCGTCGTGACCACCGCGGTCGACGGCGGGGCGCGTTCTTGCTGGACCTCGCCACGGGACTGCCCGAGTCCCCGGCGGAGAGCACGCTGCTCCTGATCATCGCCGACGCGGGGTTCCCGCTCCCCGAACCGCAGTACTCCATCCGCGACCTGGACGACCGCGAGATCTGGCGCTTGGACTTCGCCTGGCCGGACGCGCGCGTGGCGCTGGAGTACGACGGCTACGCGGCGCACGTCGACAAGGCCGCAGCGGACCAGTCCCGTGACGAGGACCTGCGGCGACGCGGGTGGAAGGTGATCAGGGCGGACGTGTCGGACCTGCGGAACCCCGTGCACCTGTTCCGACAGCTGAGTGTTGAACTCGGGAGTCCTGAACGTAGGACTCACGCGTTCTGGGTGTAG
- a CDS encoding ESX secretion-associated protein EspG — MTTFGLDLGSNDLREPVTISALEFDVLWEHLRLETMPLVLKVPSPGKTHAERAELEQRAWAELDRRGLGRPVSLDPMLEDLLHLLNRPQQEVDGRLWLGHSVRVLAAAKGQSGVLAVLAHDQLTLRPASAEGLPREALSVLPPLPAGPGHSVTLPSADLDAAAAHANTPEELEQALVARGVRQADAHTLADMFRDAGHRGQFGAANRDKWGKRVRQDHVVSFFDNPHGRYVQLRRATPGQQPWSTVSPVDSRRLAQHLTSLTP; from the coding sequence ATGACGACGTTCGGCTTGGACCTGGGCAGCAACGACCTGCGCGAACCGGTGACGATCTCGGCGCTGGAGTTCGACGTGCTGTGGGAGCACCTGCGGCTGGAGACCATGCCGCTGGTGCTGAAGGTGCCGTCACCCGGCAAGACGCACGCCGAGCGCGCCGAGCTGGAGCAGCGGGCGTGGGCGGAGCTGGACCGGCGCGGCCTCGGTCGCCCGGTGTCGTTGGACCCGATGCTGGAGGACCTGCTGCACCTGCTCAACCGGCCGCAGCAGGAGGTGGACGGCCGGTTGTGGCTCGGGCACAGCGTCCGCGTCCTGGCCGCCGCCAAGGGCCAGTCCGGCGTCCTGGCCGTCCTGGCCCACGACCAGCTGACCCTGCGCCCGGCCTCCGCCGAGGGGCTGCCCCGCGAGGCCCTGTCCGTGCTCCCGCCGCTGCCCGCCGGTCCCGGCCACTCGGTCACGCTGCCCAGCGCCGACCTGGACGCCGCCGCGGCCCACGCCAACACCCCGGAGGAGCTGGAGCAGGCCCTCGTGGCCCGCGGCGTCCGGCAGGCGGACGCCCACACGCTGGCCGACATGTTCCGCGACGCCGGCCACCGCGGCCAGTTCGGCGCCGCCAACCGCGACAAGTGGGGCAAGCGCGTCCGCCAGGACCACGTCGTCTCGTTCTTCGACAACCCCCACGGCCGCTACGTCCAACTCCGCCGCGCCACCCCGGGCCAACAACCCTGGAGCACCGTCTCCCCCGTCGACTCCCGCCGCCTCGCCCAACACCTAACCTCCCTCACCCCCTAA
- a CDS encoding PPE domain-containing protein, which translates to MPDGHRWSGYSHEELYEQINSGPGPKASHASMERWQGVSAALTEINAELHRGVLRSGASWEGDAADRARTGVNPLASWADDARAGAEVMRISAELQADYIAKARADMPPPVKVTAEEPNLLVSVLTNLVGGQTDFEQQEKAQNAAEQRAREVMTTYASSTFSNTSTLGQFHQPPQLVISGAEAVRNDSAGVSGPGWGYGGPRGGRGGYRGGRHGGRGGRGGAFAQRPVSQPTYEGRGSTGTSSAAAGTAGSGSGSTRASTAALPNGPGSATFGPGGVIGGSGGQQDRRKSGSSGSSSGSSTGPDVTTEQQVNGSQQLAAGAGGAGGPLPVGTTSVSSAELGAFATANAQHAATAAGPGGSTGSLMGAGQGGNNDTVHKRSTPMPAQPAFDPFGGLGGARGAAEEEEDALHDAADYLRETDDIYGVGGTISPPVIGESTTR; encoded by the coding sequence ATGCCCGATGGGCACCGCTGGAGCGGGTACAGCCACGAAGAGCTGTACGAGCAGATCAACTCCGGGCCGGGGCCGAAGGCCTCGCACGCCTCGATGGAGCGGTGGCAGGGCGTCTCGGCCGCGTTGACCGAGATCAACGCCGAGCTGCACCGGGGCGTGCTGCGCTCCGGCGCCAGCTGGGAGGGCGACGCCGCCGATCGTGCGCGCACGGGCGTGAACCCGCTGGCCTCGTGGGCGGACGACGCCCGCGCCGGCGCCGAGGTCATGCGCATCTCGGCCGAGCTGCAGGCGGACTACATCGCCAAGGCGCGCGCGGACATGCCGCCGCCGGTGAAGGTGACCGCGGAGGAGCCGAACCTGCTCGTCAGCGTGCTGACCAACCTGGTGGGCGGGCAGACGGACTTCGAGCAGCAGGAGAAGGCGCAGAACGCGGCCGAGCAGCGCGCGCGAGAGGTGATGACGACCTACGCGTCCAGCACGTTCTCCAACACCAGCACGCTGGGCCAGTTCCACCAGCCGCCGCAGCTCGTGATCAGCGGGGCCGAGGCGGTGCGCAACGACTCGGCGGGCGTGTCCGGGCCCGGGTGGGGTTACGGCGGTCCGCGCGGCGGTCGCGGCGGTTATCGCGGTGGCAGGCACGGCGGTCGCGGCGGTCGTGGCGGCGCGTTCGCGCAGCGGCCGGTGTCCCAGCCGACGTACGAGGGCCGCGGGTCGACGGGCACGTCGTCCGCGGCGGCGGGCACGGCCGGTTCCGGTTCCGGTTCCACCAGGGCGTCCACCGCGGCGTTGCCGAACGGGCCGGGTTCGGCGACGTTCGGGCCGGGCGGCGTGATCGGTGGCAGCGGCGGGCAGCAGGACCGGCGCAAGTCGGGCTCGTCGGGCTCGTCGTCGGGTTCCTCGACCGGCCCCGACGTGACGACGGAGCAGCAGGTCAACGGCAGCCAGCAGCTGGCGGCGGGCGCCGGTGGCGCCGGTGGTCCGCTCCCGGTCGGCACGACGAGCGTGAGCTCGGCGGAGTTGGGCGCGTTCGCGACGGCCAACGCGCAGCACGCGGCGACGGCGGCGGGTCCGGGCGGTTCGACGGGGTCGCTGATGGGCGCGGGTCAGGGCGGCAACAACGACACCGTGCACAAGCGCAGCACGCCGATGCCGGCGCAGCCCGCGTTCGACCCGTTCGGCGGCCTGGGCGGCGCCCGCGGTGCGGCGGAGGAGGAGGAAGACGCCCTCCACGACGCGGCGGACTACCTCCGGGAGACCGACGACATCTACGGCGTCGGCGGGACCATCTCGCCCCCGGTGATCGGGGAGAGCACGACCCGCTGA
- a CDS encoding transcriptional regulator, whose translation MPFEDRGHGADTGSPPPLSHTLNVEPGAIPGLRSAFAGALSKLDEQIELAITEVRVRPWAGDPVSQDAAERFNERSLESGDSALIALENYQRQLKSAMDALTLVEQQYQSIEEDNTGLMGQQGSR comes from the coding sequence ATGCCGTTCGAAGACCGAGGCCACGGCGCCGACACGGGATCACCACCGCCGCTGTCGCACACGCTGAACGTGGAGCCCGGCGCCATCCCGGGGCTGCGCAGCGCGTTCGCGGGCGCGCTGTCGAAGCTGGACGAGCAGATCGAGCTGGCCATCACCGAGGTCAGGGTCCGGCCGTGGGCCGGCGACCCGGTGAGCCAGGACGCCGCGGAGCGGTTCAACGAGCGGTCGCTCGAATCGGGCGACTCGGCGCTGATCGCGTTGGAGAACTACCAGCGGCAGCTCAAGTCGGCGATGGACGCGCTCACCCTGGTCGAGCAGCAGTACCAGTCCATCGAAGAAGACAACACCGGGTTGATGGGACAGCAGGGCAGCCGCTGA
- a CDS encoding DUF3558 domain-containing protein produces MRAAQVLTATLCAMAMAACTPVPEKKADGRLDEPLPVTTTTALSLPPRPRDVRLDDVDPCAVLSPEQRVRLSLDNPPSAYVETGFGNAKACTMRSTISGNVVRLALVTVEGVDVWLSENAQVDARPTAVAGFPGLIVRTPGMDNVCNVEVDVAEGQFLDVMFRDGGNETAAKQDTLCQGAQRAAEAAVAGLLQRR; encoded by the coding sequence ATGAGGGCTGCTCAGGTGCTCACCGCCACGCTGTGCGCGATGGCGATGGCCGCCTGCACGCCCGTACCGGAGAAGAAGGCCGACGGCCGGCTGGACGAGCCGCTGCCCGTCACCACGACCACCGCGCTGTCGTTACCCCCCAGGCCGCGGGACGTGCGGCTGGACGACGTGGACCCGTGCGCGGTGCTGTCGCCGGAGCAGCGGGTCCGGCTGAGCCTGGACAACCCGCCGAGCGCCTACGTGGAAACGGGCTTCGGCAACGCGAAGGCGTGCACCATGCGCAGCACGATCAGCGGGAACGTGGTGCGGCTCGCGCTCGTCACAGTGGAGGGCGTTGACGTGTGGCTCAGCGAGAACGCCCAGGTCGACGCCAGGCCGACCGCGGTCGCCGGATTTCCCGGTTTGATCGTGCGGACGCCGGGCATGGACAACGTGTGCAACGTCGAGGTGGACGTCGCGGAGGGGCAGTTCCTCGACGTGATGTTCCGCGACGGCGGTAACGAAACAGCAGCCAAGCAGGACACTCTGTGCCAAGGGGCGCAACGGGCGGCAGAAGCGGCGGTAGCCGGTTTGCTGCAACGGCGCTGA